The sequence CAGTGGTGACACAGCCCAATTATGGTTAGGGGGAATTGACTTAAGAAAGGTGACAACGGGAACAATATTTGCTGCTATTAATGGTACAGGACAAGTGAAAATGATTTCCCGTGAGGGGTTAGTAGGACAGGTAAAGATTGAGAAACCATTGACACTCCCACCCCTGCGCTACGCTAAAGGGGTGGGATTCTCGTATCTAGTCCAGTCAAGCAGAGACAGTTGAATATACTCTTGTTTGACTGTATTCACCGAGTTCAGGGGTGTGCCAAGCACCCCATCAGTTAAACCGGATGAATCCATTACAGAAGCATCTCTCTGTAGGTCTAACTGACAAGAAAAACCGTCCCATTGAGCTAGGTTTTTCGCAGCATTCAAATCAGAGTTATGGTAGTGACCATTAGGGCAATTGAAATCATGTCGATTTCTTTTACCAATAAAACCACAGGTTGAACAGGATTTGGAAGTGTATGGCGCAGGTCTTTTAATTAATTTCAATCCTTTAAGAGCCAACTTATAATTAAGTTTCTGTTCCAAAGAATAATAAGACCAATTATGTCGAGATTCACCGGAATCAGAACGAGATTTTTGGCTCTGTTTCATTGTGCTTCGACATCCTTCTAAATCCTCAATAACAACATCAGCATTATGGTATTCGGCAAAACGAACAATTCGACGGCTGATTGTATGATTGATTGCATCCATCCATCGTCGTTCTTTTTTGTCCCATTTCTTTAATGCTCGAAACTTTTTAGCTTCTTGAAGTTGTTTTCTTCGTTGTTGAAAATAACGTCTCCGATGCTTAACGCTTTGACCATTAAAGAACTTACCAAAACCCTGTTTAGGTGCAACTACCGCTAAATTATTCTGTCCTCGGTCACATCCTAATCTTTTCTCCGTCTTAACTTCTGGAACATCCTCAGTAATTGACAGATAGGCATACCACTTATTTCGATGTTTAATTAATTTAAAAGAACCCCCTTGAATTGTTCCCTCTAACAATCCGTCTAAAACAGGTTGCCAATGGGGAGATGCAACTTCAATGGGAATTCTTTTTTCACCTTTAAGGGTTGGAAAACTAATTGAATAAGTATTCCCTTTTAGGGTTAACTTCCAGTTTTGGTTGTTAACTTCCACAGGAAGAACTTTATATTGTTTGGTTTTACGACCTGTGGGTGATGTGGTATGTCGGATTACTTGGTTAACAAGGGCAGATTTTAACTCGGACATAATTTTAGCTGTTGTCATTTTACGCCGTTCTTTAATCGGCAATGACAACAGCTTGTTGGCAACCCGTGTGTTTTCTGCCGTCATTTGCTCAAACACCTGAGCTTTACAACGGTTGAGATCCACGAATTTCAATTTAATCGTCCGAGTTATTTTTGTCATGTCATCCATGATAACATAAGGTTGATGAATCGTGTGTATCGACAATGACAGAAAATCAATATAGAAGAAAAAACACATCAGTTAGTCTGATCAACTATCATTTTGTCTTTTGCCCAAAAAGGAGGAAAAGGGTGTTGGTTAACGGAGTGAGCAGAAGATTAGAGGAAATTATCTACCAAAAAGCAAAAGAGCTAGAATGTGATGTCCTAGCTCTGGAGATAATGCCTGATCATGTGCATTTATTTATTAGTTGTCACCCTTTGATTGCTCCACATCAAATTATGTTCAGAATCAAAGGGGCATCATCAAGAATATTAAGAAAAGAATTTCCTCATTTACTTAAACTACCTTCTTTGTGGAGTCGAAGCTATTATTGTGGGACGGCTGGTTCTGTTTCTAGTGAAACTATCAAAAAGTATATTGCTAACCAAAACTCTCACTAGCCTTCACTCCGCCTAAAGGCGGGTATTCTACATCCCACGCTTGAAAGACGTGGGCTTTGAATACGGTTATTGTAATAAACGCACAGCTTTCATGGCGATGTATGTTTTTCTGGGGTTAAATGGCTATTTATTAGAAGTTCCAGAAATCGAGGTTGTGCAAATCATGGAAGGGTTGGCAACTGACCCAGAAACTCAAGACTCTTTAGCCCAATGGTTAAGGAAAAATTCTGTATTAGAATTGATGTAAATGCAAATCAGGGGAAGGGGTAAAAAAATGGAAATAAAAACAAGTCAGAACCAATTAGTTTTTGCGTTCCTCAAGGGCGTTTCCGTATCAGGAATTATCAGTGTCGCGTTGCTATCAAAGTCAGGGATGGCAACACCCAAACCCTCAGAAACAGAGTTTCTTCTCACTATATCTAATCACCAACCCACTGAACTCAAGAAACCCGGTTTCTTACCCCAAACCCTCATCACCCAAAATAGCAACAACTCAGAAGCGGATAAACTGTTGCAAGAGGGAACAGAACTATTGCAGCAAGGAACAGCAGAATCATTACGGGCTGCTTTAGGAAAGTTAGAAGCCGCCCGCCAACTCTATCACGCCGCCGGGGATAAAGGAAAAAAAGCCCTCACACTGCTGGGTATGGGCAGAATAAATGACGATTTAGGAGAAAAGCAGCAAGCCCTAGACTACTACAACCAAGCTTTACCCCTATCAAGGGTAGTGGGAGATAGGGAGGGGGAAGCTGCTACTCTCTTTAATTTTGCTTACCTCAAACGTAATCAAGGCAACCTCAGCGAAGCTCTTACAGACATCGAAACTGCCATTACTATTGTTGAAGACCTCCGCACTAAAATCGGTTCCCAAGAACTTCGTCAATCCTTCTTTGCCACCGTTCAAAATTATTACCAATTCTACATTGATTTATTAATGCAACTGCATCAACAAAACCCCCAAAAAGGATATGATGCTTTAGCTTTTCACGCCAGCGAACGTTCTCGCGCCAGAAGTCTGGTAGAACTCCTGACCGAAGCCGGTGCTAATATCCGCCAAGGTGCTGACCCCAAACTATTAGAACAAGAACAGAATTTACAACAACAACTCAACACGGTCGAAAATCAACGATATCAACTCACTCAGGGTAACTATACTCAACAACAACTTGATGAAATTAAACAACAATCTCAATCTTTACTCAATCAACTCGACAAATTAGAAGCGAAAATTCGCCTTACCAGTCCCCGTTATGCTAACCTCAAATATCCCCAGCCTCTCACCCTGCAACAAATTCAAGAAAAAGTCCTTGATGATGATACCTTACTATTAGAATATTCCTTGGGAGAAGAGCGCAGTTATCTCTGGGCTGTGACTAAAAATAGTATTACCAGCTATGTTTTACCGAAACAAAGTGAAATAGAAGAAATTGCCCAACCTTGGCGAGAGATGAATGAAACAGCCCTGCGTAGAAAGCGGACTCCCCCTCAGTGAAATATTACTAAAACCCGTCGCTTCTCAACTGGGAAATAAACGTTTATTAATTGTGGGGGATGGGGTATTACAATATATTCCCTTTGCCGCTTTACCCATTCCATCTCAACCGAATACACCCCTTTTAGTAGAGCATGAAATTGTTACCGCTCCCTCAATTTCAACCATTGCTATTCAACGGGAACAACTACAAAATCGCCCCACGGTAGCCAAAACTGTCGCAGTATTAGCAGACCCCGTTTTCAGCCTTAATGACTTTCGCGTTACTAGAAATGCACCCCAACAAAACCCGCAAACCCTCAACAACTTAGCCCTGACTCGTGCGGCGCGTAATTTAGGTATTGGGGAAGGGGCGAAAACATATAGCCGTCTGGAGTATACCCGCACCGAAGCCGAGGAAATTATAGCATTAGTTCCCGAAAATCAAAGGTTACAAGCCCTAGACTTTCAAGCCTCACTTGAACAAGCAAAAAATCCTAATTTATCTGAATATCAAATCGTTCATTTTGCTACTCATGGTTTACTGGATTCTGTTAATCCTGAACTATCGGGAGTGGTGTTATCCTTATTTAATCAACAAGGACAAGCTGAGGATGGATTTTTGCGTCTTCAAGATATTTTTAACTTAAATTTACCTGCGGAATTAGTGGTATTAAGTGCTTGTCAAACGGGCTTAGGGAAAGAGACGAAAGGCGAAGGTTTAGTGGGAATAACTAGGGGATTTATGTATGCTGGTGCGCGGCGGGTTGTTGTTAGTTTATGGAGTGTTAATGATGCTTCGACTTCTGAGTTAATGAGTCGATTTTATCAGCCGATATTGAAGGAAGGTAAGAATCCAATTATCGCTTTAAGAGAGGCTCAGTTAGAGATGTGGAAATCGGGAAAATGGCAATCTCCCTATTATTGGGCAGCGTTTACAGTTCAGGGAGATTGGCGGTAGAGTATTAACCTGCACCCAGTTCTTAGAAACCGAGTTTCTGTATTAGATTCATTGTAGGAAATGAAGATATCTTGAGAAACCCGGTTTCTGTGAATTATTTACAGAATTCCGTCTTTTTTCGCCATTGAAATCATCAAATCAACAACACGACAAGAATAACCCCATTCATTGTCATACCAAGCCACAATTTTGAAGAAATTAGAATTCAGTTCAATACCTGCTTTAGCATCAAAGGTACTGGAACTGGGATCTGTGGTAAAATCTGAAGAAACCACTTCATCTTCAGTATAGCTTAAAACTCCTTTCATCGGGCCTTCGGCTGCGGCTTTCATCGCGGCACAGATTTCTGCATAGGTGGTAGCTTTTTCCGTGCGGAAGGTTAAGTCAACCACTGACACATCGGGGGTGGGAACTCGAAATGCCATTCCCGTCAATTTTCCTTTTAACTCCGGTAACACTAAGGTAACAGCTTTGGCTGCGCCTGTAGATGCCGGAATAATATTTTGGGCTGCGCCACGTCCTCCCCGCCAATCTTTCTTACTAGGGCCATCAACGGTGGGTTGAGTCGCGGTCATGGCGTGAACCGTTGTCATTAACCCTTCGGCTAACCCAAAGTTATCTTGAATGACTTTCGCAACGGGGGCTAAACAGTTGGTGGTACAACTGGCATTAGAAACAACTAAATGCGCTTTCGGGTCAAATTCTTCATGGTTGACCCCGACTAACAAGGTTTTCACTTTATCCGGGTCTTTGGTGGGGGCGGAAATAATCACCCGTTTTGCACCCGCTTCAATATGTTTGTAAGCCCCCTCGTAGTTGGTAAATAACCCTGTACATTCCACCACATAATCAACGGTATCTTCTTTCCAAGGAAGTTGGGTGGGATCTTTAATAGCGGTACAGCGAATAAAACGTCCATCTACCAGAATGCCATCTTCTTTCGCTTCTACTGTACCCGGAAACACCCCATGAGTCGAGTCATATTTGAACAAATAAGCTAAGTTATCCGGGGGAACTAAATCATTAATTCCCACAAATTCCACATCGGGGTTATTAATGGCAGACCGCATGACCAAACGACCAATGCGACCAAACCCATTAATTCCTACTCTTAACGGCATATAATTTACTCCTTTTGACCAAATGAAAAGTAACCTGATTGTTCAAGCCACAACTAGGGATAGACTGTAGCACAAGTCTTGATTGTTCAGGTTAATTCTTCCTGTTATCTTAAGAAAATGCCCCTCTGAATCCAGATTTTTTTAAGATAAAATAGAAGAAATTTCAGGAAGAGGAGATATTGTCTGGAAATCTAAAAAAACTTTTTTGACTGAACGTTAAGAAAGGATAAAAAAAACTAATTTTATCGCTTAAGGTGTTAACAAATTGGGAAAAAATCGGTAGGATTCAAGTGTAGACAATTTGGCTTCAGCCAAAAGTAAATATGAACAAACGTAAACGGATTGGCATTTTAACCAGTGGAGGAGACTGTCCCGGTCTCAATGCCGTGATTCGAGCCGTTGTCAATCATGCCACATCTGAATATAACTGGGAAGTGCGAGGCATTCCCTATGCGACTCAGGGGCTCATTGAACGGAAAAGTGTTGTATTAAATTCTTATGGTTTAGAACGGCATGGTACTGATCCTTTATTAAGTATGGGCGGAACGATTTTAGGTTCCATTAATAAAGGAGATACAGAAGGCAATACAGATGATGTTATTCAGGGATATTATGATTTAGGACTTGATGCCCTGATCGCCATTGGCGGTGATGGTAGCCTTGCTATTTTGCAGAAACTGGCTGAAAAAGGCAATTGGAATTTAGTCGGTGTTCCCAAAACTATTGATAATGATGTCGCCCATACAGAATTATCCGTTGGGTTTAACTCCGCCGTTACGACGATTTTAGATTGTTTAGATCGATTGAGTTATACCGCCGCCAGCCATGACCGGGTGATGGTGGTGGAAGTTATGGGACGAACAACGGGACATTTAGCCTTAAATTCGGGGATTGTTGGGGGGGCGGATGCGATTTTAATCCCAGAAATTCCCTATTCGATTAAAACCCTATGTAAACAGATTCGAGAACTCCGCAACCTCTATGGACGAAAATTCGCCATTGTGGTGGTTGCAGAAGGAGCAAAAACCGCCGACGGGGAAAGTCGATATTATAAAGATGCCCTCGGAGAAGTGCGACTGCGGGGAATTGGGGAATATATTGCCACGGAAATTGAAAATAATATTGGGGTAGAAGCGCGAGTGACTGTCCTGGGTCATGTTCAACGGGGTGGAGCGCCTTCAGCTTTGGATCGATTAATTGGAACAGCCTTCGGAAAAGTAGCTGTAGATTTAATTGCGGAGGAAAAATATGGCGTGATGGTGGCTTGGAAAAACAACACTGTCGCCACCGTTCCCCTGGCGCGGGTGTTTGCAGATAGCCCCCGACTGCTCAATCCTAACGGATTTTGGGTGGAAACCGCTAGATCCCTGGGAATTTATGTCGGTGAAGAAGTCGATTGTAGTGAGGATGGTTCAGGGATCTCAAATCTCAATGGTTTGAAACCCTCTGAATTAGAAGTGATGAATCAGATTAATTAAGTTTAAAGAGAACGTTTCATCCGACGTAAACGATCCGAATAACTTTTGAGAACTTCTAAGGCAAACATGGGCGTTTGCTGAACTGCAAACAAAAATCGAGATTGATCCATAATTGCTAAAAGACAATCGGTTTTAGCAATAGCAGTAGACGCTCGTGTTCTATCGGGTTGAACTAAGGCTCCTTCCCCAAATACATCTCCCGCAATCAAGGTTTCTACCACTTTCCCATTCACCCATAATTCAATTTCACCTTGGAGGATGCCAAACATGACATCCCCCAATTTGCCCTCTTCAAAAATAACTTGACCTGCAGCATAATGTTGTTCGGGTTGTTTAACAAACAGTTTGACGGTTTCGGCGGGTTGCAGCATTGAATTGAAACTCCCATTCAGTGAAAATAGAGATTCTTATTAATTTTTCCTTAATAATATCCCAATTTCATAAATGTTTTTTCGTTAAAATCAACCGCCCAGCGATCGCTGTTGATCCTAAAAAGAGCGATCGCTCTTGAATTGAACTAAAACTGGGGTTTCTTTTTTAATTAAAATTCAAAACCTCAGAAACCTTCAAGTTGAGTTTCCCAAATCCAGGCGATCGCACTAAATCATCGTTACTAAAATTACCTACCGTTGTATAAATATTATCCATCAGTTCTAATACCAAGATAGTTTGAGTTTGGGGATCAATAATCCAATATTCAGGAATACAACAATCTTGATACTGAATTCTTTTAGCAATGTAGTCCCTCTCCCTTTGTATCTCTCCAGGGCTAACTATTTCCATAACCAACAGAGGCGGGGCCATGTTCAGACGAATGGTGTTACGCTTTGATAGTTGTTGAATATGTTCTTCTCGGATAATAGTTAGATCAGGATAGCGGTTTTTGGGTTCGCCTCTGACTTCTAGTTCCAACCCGTGTCCTCTAACGCGATCGCTTCCTAACATTAAGGCAAAAACCATAAAGAGACGATTAGCAATTTGGATATTAAACCCTGATTCTGGCGGCACTTCTATCAATTCTCCATTAAATAGTTCATAGAGTTTTTCCGAATTATCGTCATATTTTAGGTATTCTTCAAAGGTTTCAAAGCGAGGTTTAATCGTTAGCATCTCATATCTATTCCCTGAACGTTTACCCCATTATAGCTTAACTCAATAGCATCCTGTTTTTCTATCACTAGGGAACAGCTTAGAAGACTATTGTGTCATTTTAAAATAGAGGTAAGTTTAAAATAAAGTCTGGTAAGACATTTTCCCCTGATAAAGTTGTGGGTAATTGGACAATTTCAAGAGGTTGATGAAGACGATAAATTTCTACTTGTTGTGCTTGAGGATTAATTAACCAACCTAAACGCAAACCACTGTTAAGATATTCCTGCATTTTTGCTTGAAGTTGGGTTAGGGAGTCAGTACGAGAACGTAATTCAATTACAAAATCAGGACATAAGGGGGGGAATTTTTCTTGTTCTTCTGCTGTTAGTAATTCCCAACGTTCCTTCGCAACCCAAGCCACATCAGGAGAGCGATCGCCACCATTAGGTAAACGAAAGATAGTAGAAGAACTAAATACTTTTCCGAGTTGAGTTTGACGATTCCAAATGACTAAATCAGCATTCAAATCTGATTCTCGATTACCACTGACTCCACCAACGGGGGGCATAATTATCAATTCTCCTTTAGCGGTTCTTTCCAACTGCCAATTTTCATTATCTTGGCAAAGTTGATAAAATTGATCATTGCTTAAGGTAACATTTTTGAAACTTAAAATAATAGGTTCTGAAGTAATCATTTTGCCCTCCCAATACTAGGGTATACATAATAATCGTTTTATTGTACTGATTTTTAATAAATATTGGCTGCAATTTATATATAGCAATCCTATTTGATTTGTGGTAGGGGTAATTCATGAATTACCCCTACGGTAAGGGTTTTAGTCATAGAGGTTATTACAACCTATTTGGGATTGCTATATTGTAACATTTTATTTAAAAAAGTGCTATTCCTTGTGACCCTAAAGAAGTAGAAGAATAGGAGAGAATATTAAAGAATTGAGATGGCACCCTGATTAACTTTAGCAATCCGCTAAAACAATAATCCGATCTTGAGGGGAAAATTTTACCAATTCATCTTTCTTTGGATTCAGTACAATTCCATAACCTCTGGCTAAATTTTGAGCATCTTTTAAACAGCGATAACCAATGGCTGATTCTCCCCGTTGTTTGGCAGCTTCAACAACAGTATAAAAATTAATCGGTTCGTTAAGATTCACATAGTTACTAACCGGTTTGAGGTAAATTTCCGACCCTTCAGGACTAAATAATTCAGCAAATACAGAATTTAAGCTTTTCTGTTCTGAAACTTGGGCTAACATCCGACTAATAATTTGTTCGGTAATCACAAAATCATCGGGACGTGCTACCTGAGCTAAGGCTTGATTGCGGGTATCTAACATTTCAGTTACAATCTGTAGGTTAGGATTTTTGCGATCAGCAATATCTCGAAGATAGATTAAGGTAATTAACGTTTGAGCGTCGGCTTCTTCGGGATCTAAATCAGGATTAGATAACACAATAACATGGTGATATTTTTCTAAACTCAGAGACTCTAAAACGTTCCGTTCTGTGATTGATCCTTGATAATAATGGAGGGTTTGTTGTTCCAAATTCAAGGTCTTTAAACAGTCGATGATGTCAGTTTCAGGGAAGGGTGAAACGAGAGTTACACTGGAGTTGCTGGCAACGTATTGATCGAGTTGAACCAAAATCCGAGGAATCCGATCATTCCATCCTAACATTAACGTATGTTCAGACGTTGCGATCGCTGTTTTTTGAGTGAGTTGAATACCCTGGTGATTAATCGCAGATTTGGAAACACCTGATAAACGAATCGTGCTATCATCTTCACTTAAAAGCACTAATTTTTCTGCGGGTTGCAAGATTCTCTCGATTGACGGATTGAGTTGAATTGTTCCATCCGTTAATTGCATTCCTATCACCGCAGAATCTTTATAAGCTAGGAGAATATCTCCATAGGATTGCCCCTGTAAAGAAGGTTCTTCGTGAATATAAATTTCAACCCCGGTAAAATCCAATAATTCCAAATAAACAATCGATAAACCCGATTGACGGCAGGTTTGAACAATAATCCGGGAAATTAAATCTTGAGTGAGTAATCCTTCAATTTCATCCTGTCCAATCAGTTGAATAATATCGAGGGTATTAATATCTTGAACTTGTGCTACAATATGATAGGGTTGAGACTCTAACCGAGGTAAATTTTTAATCGCTAAAAGAATCTTAATTAAATTAATATCTGATTTGGCGGGAGACTCATTTAAAATAATAATTGAGCGGGCTGCCTGAATATTCACCATGCCTAAATCGGCTAAATTACTGGGATTTCCCGTGCGACAAACAAGGCGAACTTGACGCAATTTCCCTAACTCATCATACAGATGATCTTCCATCTGAACTTTATCTTCAGGACTGAGAATCACAATGCAAGTATCTGAACGATTAGCATTAGCTAAAATCAGTTGATTAATTAAAGTGATAATTTGTAATGACCAACCCAGGATCACAATATGATCCGTTTCAATCACCCGTGAACGTCCCTTCCGTAGGTCTTCTAACTTGGTATCAATGCCACTACTGAGCACACCAATGAGGGTACTAATAATAAAGATGCCCCCAAAGGTAACAAAGAGCATCGCCAGACGAAATGACCACCCCTGGTCTCCTCCCATTGTTCCTGCGTCTAAGGTACGCATTAAAACAGCCCACATCGCCTCAAAAGGATTCAACCCTGTATCGCCTAGGGGTGCAATTCTGGCGAGGCTGACAAAAAATCCCATGAGCACAATAAAGGCTAAGGACACCAATGCTAAACCACTGACTAAAGCAATGGTTCCTTTTGACATGAAATTATCAAATCTGTAGCGAAACTGCTCTGCAAACGTAATCTTACTCATTCGGTTGCGATCTCCTCTGGGATATCAACTTAGCAGGTTAAACGGGGTACAAAACTTAAAATTGATAATAACCTAAACCGGATGAATATGCCAAATATTCTCAGAGTAGGTTTGGACAATTGCATCGGAAGAAAAACGACCTAAACGAGCCACATTTAAAATTGACATTCGCGTCCACTTTTCCCAATTTTGATAGGTTTGGATGACTTGATCTTGACAATCCATATAGGATTGATAATCCGCAAAAAGCATATATTCATCATGATATAATAAGGCATCAATCAAGGTTTTAAATAAATTGGGATCGCCTTGGGAAAAATAACCCGATGCAATTTGATCAATACATTGTCGGAGATTTTCATTTCCATGATAATAACTCCAAGGATTATAACCTTTTGCTTTTAACGCTTCTGTTTCGGGTAAATTTAAGCCAAAATCAAAGAAATTTTCTTCTCCCACAGCATGGCGTAATTCTGCACTTGCACCATCTACAATTCCCATTGTTAATGCGCCATTGAGAGCAGGTTTCAAAATTGCCAGTCCTCCAGCTTTTTTACCCGCCATCGCTAAATGTTCAGACACATCGGCGGCTGGATAGATACGTTGACTTAAGGTTATATTAACATTGGGAATAAATACGACTTTTAAGCGATCGCCAATGATCGAATCTGAATTCACCACTTGACCCACCGCATGAATTAATTTAATCATTAATTTCCCCATCACATAACCGGGGGCTGTTTTTCCACCAAAAATAAAGGTTTGAGGAACATAATCCCCGTTAGGATTTTTCCGAATGCGGTTATAAAGGGTAATAATCTTCAAAATATTAAGATGTTGGCGTTTATATTCTTGAATCCGTTCTATTTGAATATCAAAAATAGAATCAGGGTTAACTTTTATCCCACAATTTAGTTTAATATAACTGGCGAGTTGTTGTTTGTTTTCTTCTTTGATTTTACGCCAAGCCAATCGGAATTCGGGTTGATCTAATTCTGCTTCTAAGCGATGCAAATCTGTTAAGTTTTTAATCCAGCTATTGCCAATTTTAGAAGTAATTAAGTGGGTTAAATTGGAATTAGCTAAGACCAACCAACGCCTTGGGGTGATTCCACTGCT comes from Planktothrix tepida PCC 9214 and encodes:
- a CDS encoding RNA-guided endonuclease InsQ/TnpB family protein, with product MDDMTKITRTIKLKFVDLNRCKAQVFEQMTAENTRVANKLLSLPIKERRKMTTAKIMSELKSALVNQVIRHTTSPTGRKTKQYKVLPVEVNNQNWKLTLKGNTYSISFPTLKGEKRIPIEVASPHWQPVLDGLLEGTIQGGSFKLIKHRNKWYAYLSITEDVPEVKTEKRLGCDRGQNNLAVVAPKQGFGKFFNGQSVKHRRRYFQQRRKQLQEAKKFRALKKWDKKERRWMDAINHTISRRIVRFAEYHNADVVIEDLEGCRSTMKQSQKSRSDSGESRHNWSYYSLEQKLNYKLALKGLKLIKRPAPYTSKSCSTCGFIGKRNRHDFNCPNGHYHNSDLNAAKNLAQWDGFSCQLDLQRDASVMDSSGLTDGVLGTPLNSVNTVKQEYIQLSLLDWTRYENPTPLA
- the tnpA gene encoding IS200/IS605 family transposase → MTENQYRRKNTSVSLINYHFVFCPKRRKRVLVNGVSRRLEEIIYQKAKELECDVLALEIMPDHVHLFISCHPLIAPHQIMFRIKGASSRILRKEFPHLLKLPSLWSRSYYCGTAGSVSSETIKKYIANQNSH
- the gap gene encoding type I glyceraldehyde-3-phosphate dehydrogenase, which produces MPLRVGINGFGRIGRLVMRSAINNPDVEFVGINDLVPPDNLAYLFKYDSTHGVFPGTVEAKEDGILVDGRFIRCTAIKDPTQLPWKEDTVDYVVECTGLFTNYEGAYKHIEAGAKRVIISAPTKDPDKVKTLLVGVNHEEFDPKAHLVVSNASCTTNCLAPVAKVIQDNFGLAEGLMTTVHAMTATQPTVDGPSKKDWRGGRGAAQNIIPASTGAAKAVTLVLPELKGKLTGMAFRVPTPDVSVVDLTFRTEKATTYAEICAAMKAAAEGPMKGVLSYTEDEVVSSDFTTDPSSSTFDAKAGIELNSNFFKIVAWYDNEWGYSCRVVDLMISMAKKDGIL
- a CDS encoding ATP-dependent 6-phosphofructokinase, giving the protein MNKRKRIGILTSGGDCPGLNAVIRAVVNHATSEYNWEVRGIPYATQGLIERKSVVLNSYGLERHGTDPLLSMGGTILGSINKGDTEGNTDDVIQGYYDLGLDALIAIGGDGSLAILQKLAEKGNWNLVGVPKTIDNDVAHTELSVGFNSAVTTILDCLDRLSYTAASHDRVMVVEVMGRTTGHLALNSGIVGGADAILIPEIPYSIKTLCKQIRELRNLYGRKFAIVVVAEGAKTADGESRYYKDALGEVRLRGIGEYIATEIENNIGVEARVTVLGHVQRGGAPSALDRLIGTAFGKVAVDLIAEEKYGVMVAWKNNTVATVPLARVFADSPRLLNPNGFWVETARSLGIYVGEEVDCSEDGSGISNLNGLKPSELEVMNQIN
- a CDS encoding cyclic nucleotide-binding domain-containing protein, with product MLQPAETVKLFVKQPEQHYAAGQVIFEEGKLGDVMFGILQGEIELWVNGKVVETLIAGDVFGEGALVQPDRTRASTAIAKTDCLLAIMDQSRFLFAVQQTPMFALEVLKSYSDRLRRMKRSL
- a CDS encoding Uma2 family endonuclease, with amino-acid sequence MLTIKPRFETFEEYLKYDDNSEKLYELFNGELIEVPPESGFNIQIANRLFMVFALMLGSDRVRGHGLELEVRGEPKNRYPDLTIIREEHIQQLSKRNTIRLNMAPPLLVMEIVSPGEIQRERDYIAKRIQYQDCCIPEYWIIDPQTQTILVLELMDNIYTTVGNFSNDDLVRSPGFGKLNLKVSEVLNFN
- a CDS encoding Uma2 family endonuclease, which codes for MITSEPIILSFKNVTLSNDQFYQLCQDNENWQLERTAKGELIIMPPVGGVSGNRESDLNADLVIWNRQTQLGKVFSSSTIFRLPNGGDRSPDVAWVAKERWELLTAEEQEKFPPLCPDFVIELRSRTDSLTQLQAKMQEYLNSGLRLGWLINPQAQQVEIYRLHQPLEIVQLPTTLSGENVLPDFILNLPLF
- a CDS encoding CASTOR/POLLUX-related putative ion channel, whose product is MSKITFAEQFRYRFDNFMSKGTIALVSGLALVSLAFIVLMGFFVSLARIAPLGDTGLNPFEAMWAVLMRTLDAGTMGGDQGWSFRLAMLFVTFGGIFIISTLIGVLSSGIDTKLEDLRKGRSRVIETDHIVILGWSLQIITLINQLILANANRSDTCIVILSPEDKVQMEDHLYDELGKLRQVRLVCRTGNPSNLADLGMVNIQAARSIIILNESPAKSDINLIKILLAIKNLPRLESQPYHIVAQVQDINTLDIIQLIGQDEIEGLLTQDLISRIIVQTCRQSGLSIVYLELLDFTGVEIYIHEEPSLQGQSYGDILLAYKDSAVIGMQLTDGTIQLNPSIERILQPAEKLVLLSEDDSTIRLSGVSKSAINHQGIQLTQKTAIATSEHTLMLGWNDRIPRILVQLDQYVASNSSVTLVSPFPETDIIDCLKTLNLEQQTLHYYQGSITERNVLESLSLEKYHHVIVLSNPDLDPEEADAQTLITLIYLRDIADRKNPNLQIVTEMLDTRNQALAQVARPDDFVITEQIISRMLAQVSEQKSLNSVFAELFSPEGSEIYLKPVSNYVNLNEPINFYTVVEAAKQRGESAIGYRCLKDAQNLARGYGIVLNPKKDELVKFSPQDRIIVLADC